The bacterium region TGGTTCAGACCTCGTGCACGTCGCGCTGAAAGGAGGCGGCAGTGGCTCGGATACCCTCGGCCCAGGTGGTGCCCGCAAAGCCGAGCTCCCTGGCGAATTTGCTGGAGTCGAAGAGGTACGGCGAATCGCTCTGATAAAGCATTTCGTAGGATTCCGCGACCAGCGGATTGAACCATCCTGCAACCCGGATCATGGCCCTGCTCAAGACGCGATATCTTGGCGCAACGCCAAATTCCTGCGCGACTAAGGCGACAAACTCTTTTCCGGTGAGTGGGTTGGCCATGGTGGGGACATGCCAGGTCTGATTCCAGGCGGTTGCCCGTTCCGCGAGTTGTACCAAGCTTTGCACGGCGTCCGGCGTGTAGGTAAAGGAGTGCGGGACAGAATCATTCACGAGCCATGAGGCTTTCTGCTTCCGAGCGAAGGGCTCGAAGACGAGACGATTAGGCACGCCGTTGGGCGTGGCGGGACCGTAGAAATCGGCGGAACGTGCAATCATGGCGGTGAGGGTGCCCGACTTCCACTCATTGATGAGGGTGGTGGCAATCTTCGCGCGGATTTCGCCTTTCGTGGTGCAGGGGTTGAAGGGCGTCTCCTCGGTCATGGGTCCGCGGACCTTGCCGTACAGGTACACGTTGTCAAAGAAGATGAGTTTTGCGCCGGCGCGCTTGCAGGCTTCGATCGTGTTGCCCATGATACGCGGCCACATTTCCCGCCAGAGCTTGTGATCGTACTTGAGACCAACAAGCAGATGCACAACGCTGGAGCCGGCGACAGCGCGGGTGGTTTGGTCTTTATCCATAAGATCGGCGGCAAGTGTTTCGGTCGCGCCGGGAATCTTCCGCGGATTGCGGCCGACGAGGCGAAATGGTTGATTCCTTACCGCAAGGCGTTTGGCGAGTTCGTTGCCAATGGCGCCGCCTGCTCCGAGGATGGTGATCATTCAGACCCCTCCCTTTCACGCGTACAGAGGGTTGAGAGTACCGCAGCTCGCCCCTCCGAGCACCCAGCGGACGTAGGCACGCCTGGCCTCCTCTGACATCTAGATGGGAAGAAGTTTATGGCGAGGAATCCAACGGGGCACAGCCTTGCGGTAGTTCTCGTAGGATATCCCGAACTTCCGGTGGAGTGTGGGTTCTTCGTAAAAAACCACAAATAGGTGGACGACCACCCATGCCAGTAGCGCGTACGTGAGGAGGGTCGCAGACGCGAAGAGCACGCTTTCGCCCAGGAGAATCAACACCGCGCCGACATACATTGGATTTCTGACCACGCGATACAACCCTCTGGTCACCAGCACCTTCGGTGGGTCAATGGGCGCCGGGGTCCCCCGTCCGGCAGACGCAAAATCCCAGGCACACCAGAGGTAGCACGCCGCGCCCAGCGCAATCGGCAAAGCCCCGATCAGCCCGAACGGAATGGCAGCCTCCGCTCCAACGGCGAGCAGATAGCGCGGTATCACCACCGTGACTGTACCTGGCACCAGGATGGTGAACACCAGCGTCTTGAGGACACTCATTGTCATCGTTAGTCTACGGTACGGTCCTCAGCCAACAGGCGAATGAGTCCGCCCTGCACTTCTGGAGTCCAAACCTTCTGGATTACTTTCTCCCTCTGAGAGCAAGCCACCGACGCACCGCTGGCGCGTTCTTTCTACGCGCTCACTCCCCGCAACCGAGGCTCGCATGCTAAGAAATCAGCTGCTGCGGACGTCATTCGCGAATATAACGTGGAGCAGACTTGGAGACAGGCCTTTCCATCCGGAAGTGCACCGTGTAGATCGGACTGCACGATGAGCCCAACCTACGTCCGCCGGCCGCGAAAGAACGCGGCCACCGCCGCGATGATCACGTCGACATCCTCCGGGAAAAGGGGCCTGGGGTCAAACGCCACCGCGCCCTCGGCGAGGTGGTGGTCGCGCGTCCAGACCGGCGGCTCCCAGCCGCGCAGGAAATCGACCAGGCGCTGCGCGCGGTCCCGCGCCCCGGCGCCGTCAAAGCGCAGCTCCGCGCGCTCGATCTCGGGGCGCACCTCGTCCCGCACGATCGCCGCCGCGGCGCCGCCGTGCACCCCGAACGCCGCCACCAGCCGCCGCACGACGGCGCGGTGGGCGAACCGGGCCGAGGCGTGGTCCGTCGCCGTGTACTCCCGCAGGGCCTCGAGGAGCCCGGCGATCGCCTCCTTGCCGACCTTCATCGCCCGCCCGATGCCTCGGTGCTGCGCGCGGACGCCGACCACCAGATCCCTCCGCCCACAGACGATCCCGCTCGTCGGACCGAGAAACGCCTTGCCGCCGCTGTAGATGACGAGGTCCGCGCCGAGCGCGGCGTAGCGGCGCAGGTCCTCCTCGGCGGCGGCGTCGACGAGCACCGGGACGCGCGCCGCGTGCGCGGTGTCCAGGCAGAACTCGAGCGGGAGCATCCCCTTCTGCACGGCGTGATGCGACTGGACGTAGACGAGCGCGGCCGGGTGGGTGCGGACCACGGCTTCGAGCTCACGACGGTCCGTCCGGTTGACCGCGCCGACGGCATGGACGACACCGCCGCCCAGCCGGATCATCTGCGCGATCTGCGCCCCGAAATCGACGAGGTGCCCGGTCTGGATGACCACCCGGCGCTCGCCCTCCTCGACGAACGGCACCTGACGGACCCTCCGGGGGTCTGCGCCCACGATGCTGGCGGCGACCCCGAGGGCGATGCCGGCGCTCGCGCTGCCGACGATCAGCGCCGCGGCGGCGCCGGTGGCCTCGGCGATCGCCGCGGCGGCGTCGTCGTGGAGCCGCTCCATGTCGCAGTACTGACCGGCCGCACGCCGCATCGCCTCGACGACTCCGGCCGAGAGCGTCGATCCGCCGAGCGATGTCATGTGCCCGCTCGCGTTGATCACGCGGTGCGAAAAGATATCCACCGCCTCCAGGTGCGGCGGCCGTTTGGCGGTCCGGCGCCCCACCCGCGGAGACCCGGTTATGCGCGGAGGCGTCATCGACCTAAAGGTTGGACGCGGCGGCGAGCGATCCCTACCCTCCTCGGGGTGTCGACGTCGACCCGCGCGCAGGGGGCGACCCCGCCCGCGGCGGGGGCGCGGCCGGGAGGGATGCGCCCACCGTGCGGCCGCGTTTAACCTGACTGGAAACTCAGGGAGGAGGACCTATGTCCCCAGATCAGCCAGGCGGGGCGGGACCCGAGCGAGGAGCGCCCGGTCCCCAGGATCCGCGGGCGGGAATCGGAGGCACCCCGGAGGGCCAGACGACCGGGGCGCGGAGCCGCTCTCCCTCGCGCCTGCGGACGTGGGCCTTCCGGATCGCCTTGGTCGCCATCGCCATCGCCGTGTTTATGACGATCCGCTACTTCACTTATGCGGCCACGCATCCGAGCACGGACGACGCCTTCGTCCAGGGCTCGACCGTTTCCATCAGCTCGAAGATCTTCGGCCGGGTGAGCCAGGTGCTGGTGCAGGGCGACCAGCGCGTCAGCGCGGGCCAGCCGCTGGTGGTGCTCGATCCGACCGACGCCCAGATCGAGGTGCAGCAGGCGGAGGCCGCCCTGATCGCCGCCACGACCCAGGTCGCCCAGGCCCAGGCGGCCCTGACCGCGCAGCGGAGCGAGACGGCCGGCGCGGTCGCTCAGGCGCAGGCCGCCGACGCCGCGGCGGGGACCCGCGTCCCGCAATCACAGACCGAGGTGAGCCTGCTGAAACAGCAGCTCACCGCCCAACGCGCCCAGACCGCCGCCGGGCTGCAGGGCGCCGAGGCACAGGCCACCGCCGCGGCGGCTCAGGTCGCGACCGCCGGGGCCGCCGTCCAGGCGGCGCGGGCGGCACGCGATCGGGCGGAGAAGGACTACGCGCGCTCCCAGACGCTCGTGGCTCAGGGCGCCATCGGAGCACAACAGCTCGACGCGGATAAAGCCGCGGCGGACGTGACCGCGGCGCAGTACGACAGCACCCTCGCCCAGCTCTCCGCGGCGAACGATCAGCTGCGGGCCGCGCGCGCGCAGGTGGGCGTGGCCAAGGCCGCGCTCGAGATAATCATCGCCGATCAGGCCCAGGTGGAGATCAAACAACAGGACGTCGCCGGTGCGATCGCCCAGCGGACGCAGGCCGCGGCGGGGGTGGAGAGCGCCCGGAGCGGGTTCGCCGTCGTCAGGCAACGCGAGGCCCAGGTGGCCGCGGCACAGGCGCAGGTCGCGCAGGCACAGGCGCAGCTGGCCGCGGCGCGGGTCCAGCTCCAGGAGACGCGCATCTCCGCACCCGCGGACGGCGTCGTGGCCAGCGAGGTCTCGGCGCAG contains the following coding sequences:
- a CDS encoding NAD-dependent epimerase/dehydratase family protein, giving the protein MITILGAGGAIGNELAKRLAVRNQPFRLVGRNPRKIPGATETLAADLMDKDQTTRAVAGSSVVHLLVGLKYDHKLWREMWPRIMGNTIEACKRAGAKLIFFDNVYLYGKVRGPMTEETPFNPCTTKGEIRAKIATTLINEWKSGTLTAMIARSADFYGPATPNGVPNRLVFEPFARKQKASWLVNDSVPHSFTYTPDAVQSLVQLAERATAWNQTWHVPTMANPLTGKEFVALVAQEFGVAPRYRVLSRAMIRVAGWFNPLVAESYEMLYQSDSPYLFDSSKFARELGFAGTTWAEGIRATAASFQRDVHEV
- a CDS encoding isoprenylcysteine carboxylmethyltransferase family protein; amino-acid sequence: MSVLKTLVFTILVPGTVTVVIPRYLLAVGAEAAIPFGLIGALPIALGAACYLWCAWDFASAGRGTPAPIDPPKVLVTRGLYRVVRNPMYVGAVLILLGESVLFASATLLTYALLAWVVVHLFVVFYEEPTLHRKFGISYENYRKAVPRWIPRHKLLPI
- a CDS encoding SelA-like pyridoxal phosphate-dependent enzyme, whose protein sequence is MGRRTAKRPPHLEAVDIFSHRVINASGHMTSLGGSTLSAGVVEAMRRAAGQYCDMERLHDDAAAAIAEATGAAAALIVGSASAGIALGVAASIVGADPRRVRQVPFVEEGERRVVIQTGHLVDFGAQIAQMIRLGGGVVHAVGAVNRTDRRELEAVVRTHPAALVYVQSHHAVQKGMLPLEFCLDTAHAARVPVLVDAAAEEDLRRYAALGADLVIYSGGKAFLGPTSGIVCGRRDLVVGVRAQHRGIGRAMKVGKEAIAGLLEALREYTATDHASARFAHRAVVRRLVAAFGVHGGAAAAIVRDEVRPEIERAELRFDGAGARDRAQRLVDFLRGWEPPVWTRDHHLAEGAVAFDPRPLFPEDVDVIIAAVAAFFRGRRT
- a CDS encoding HlyD family secretion protein translates to MSPDQPGGAGPERGAPGPQDPRAGIGGTPEGQTTGARSRSPSRLRTWAFRIALVAIAIAVFMTIRYFTYAATHPSTDDAFVQGSTVSISSKIFGRVSQVLVQGDQRVSAGQPLVVLDPTDAQIEVQQAEAALIAATTQVAQAQAALTAQRSETAGAVAQAQAADAAAGTRVPQSQTEVSLLKQQLTAQRAQTAAGLQGAEAQATAAAAQVATAGAAVQAARAARDRAEKDYARSQTLVAQGAIGAQQLDADKAAADVTAAQYDSTLAQLSAANDQLRAARAQVGVAKAALEIIIADQAQVEIKQQDVAGAIAQRTQAAAGVESARSGFAVVRQREAQVAAAQAQVAQAQAQLAAARVQLQETRISAPADGVVASEVSAQPGEVVQPNQPLLTLVFSSQKWVEANFKETQLRNMRVGQPAAIRVDLLGRTFPGHVERLGPATGSALSLLPPQNATGNYTKVVQRVPVRIAFDDPTADTLQVGLSVEVTVDTTRRAAVQGPGVGKTP